The nucleotide window TTTTGTGTTACGCCGTCGTTTTCTTTCCAGTTGATGCCGATCAACGTACCATTTCCATTCTCAAGGCGATCGCTGTTGAACGTATCTGCATTATCAACGGTAAGCCACGTAACGTTGCCTGGTGTTACTTGTCCTTTGAAGACGCCGTTTACTGCAGGTAGACTTTGTACTGCTCCGCTTCCGACGCGGTAGTTGAGTGTTGCAGGCGTTTTAATCGTGCTGTCGCTTCGCATTTCCGCAAGGCGGAATTCGAAGTCGCTCATTGGCGTCGCAGTTGCTTGCGCGTTTGCCGTAGCGTTTCCGATTGCGCACGTCACGTTGACTGGTACGCTTCCAACGCCGTTTGCGTCCGGTGCGAATTTGTGCGTCAGGGTGTTCCCGGCCAGCGTGGGCTGGTAACTCGGGTTGGTGATGGCGCCGAGTGTATACACCGGACTGGTGCAGTTCTGCACTGAGAGCGTGCTCGCCGCCTGGCCATCTTCGGGGAACGTCACCGGCGCGATCGTGAGGGACGGGGCAGCCGGCGTCGTGACGGTGAAGCTCGTGGAATTGCTCCCCGTCCCCCCGCTGCTGGTCGCCTCGCCGCGCACGGTGTAGCTGCCGGGCGCCAAGGTCGTGTCGCTCACCGCGAGCGTCGCGCCACTGGATCCGCTCCGGACCAGGGTGCCATTCAGATAGAGTCGGTGGGTGGTGATGCTGCTCTGGCCGTCGCTTGCCGAGGCGCTGGAAGCTGCCGCGCAGCTCGCCGCCCGTCCCGGTCACGCTCACCACAGGGGGCGACGTGTCACCCGTGGGGCCGGGGGTGGTCGGCGTGCTCCCGCAGGCGGCGGCAAACACCACAATGCTTGCCACTCCTGTACGAACCAGTCGCTGCATGGCCATGGGTCTCCGGGGGCTGCTCGAGCGGGGGCTCTCCTTCCAATCTGTGGCGAGTCTGCCAACACCGCCACCGTTGGCTGGTCGCCTGGCGCGAGGCGGGTCAGCTGGCCCACCTCCCCACCACCTGATCGAACTCGCTCCGGGTCCACAGCACCACGATCAACCGCTTCAGCGACCCGACCGGGTGGTCACGCAGGTACCCGGTCACGCCGTCTCGCAGCGCATCGGCAAAGGCTTCGATCGGCAGCCCAACGCTGCCGGTGCCGACCGCAGGGAACGCCACGGAGGCGAGGCCCTTGTTCGTCGCAGTGGCGCAGGATGGCAGCAGCACTGGAGGTGACGACTCCGGGCGTCCCGCGCGCAATCACCAGGTGGAAGATCGCGCGCGTCTTGGGGAGCCCGAAGCCATCGGTCTGGATCACCGTGCCGTCCTCGAGCGGCCCACCCCGCGCCGAGCCATCCAGATGCGCCTGCAGCCCCGGGTGGGCGGCTGCCCGGATGGCGCCCGAGACGCCGCCGCCGAGCTTGAGCCCGGGGTTCGACGGGTTCACGATCGCGTCGGCGGCGACCGCGACGATGTCGCCGGTGCGGAACTCGATCTCGAGCCGACCCTGCGTGACCACCGCCCTCGGCGCCGCCTCCTCCGGCAGGTACCGGGTGAAGTGGTCCAGCATCTCGGCGCTGTCGACCCAGACCATCATCTCCCGCTCACCCGTCCCGACGGCCCTCGCCGTGGCCATGAGGGAGCGGAATGCCAAGGGAATCGAGACGCCCGGGGCCACGGGGAGTCCCAATACAATAGAGAGCGAGCGCTCCCTCGGCTCACTCCGCAGGAGCCGCTCAAGCGTGCTCGCGGCGTCGAGCAGGGATGGGCAGCGGGAGAGGTCGAAGTCGGGGTCGGCGCTGGGTCTGCCGACCAAGAGCGAGAGGTTCACGGGGCCCGGGTGCAGCGGGGAGGGTGGAGGATGCCTCCGGAGTGGGGCGCGTGGCCGCAACGGCCGTCTATATGCATGGCGAACGGGGAACGGCGAACGGCGATGATCGATGGTCGATCGCTCGGCGGGGCGGGCCCGGCGCTGGGGGGCGCGCGGAGGCGGGGTCGCTGACGCGAGGACCGTCCAGTCGCGTCGCGGGGGACGACCGTTCCGTGACGTCGGGCCCACCGCCCCGCCGGCCTGCGACGTCGGACCGCAGCGTCAGCGAGCCCCGACCCGCGCGCCCTCTGCACGGGTACGGAGGTCAGGCCCGCAGCGGCTTGAGCGACTTCGGGGCCCCGCCGCCCTGCGGGGCAGGGGAACAGCACGGCCCAGTCACGAGCAAGGTCCCTCGCTGCGCTCAGGATGGCAATACCAGGGCATCCTCAGGAGCCACCTCGGGGTGACATGCGCGGCTGTAAAACCGCTTACGTTTCGAGCAGCCCCCGAACGGATCGCTTCCCGTCTGCAGTCGAGGTTGTCATGCGCCGGTCCCTGCTCCTCCCGTTGATCCTCCTCGCCGCATGCGGCGGCGACAAGGCCTCCGGCACCGACGGCGGCATCGTCGAAGCGAAGGTCCGCGATTCGTCCGGCGTCGCCATCAAGGAGTATCCCAAGTCGTCGTGGGATGCCGCGAAGCAGTTCACCCTCTCCGCCAAGCCGTTGATGTCCGTTGGCGGTGAAGAGGGTGACACCACGATCGATCTCTCGGCCGGGATCATGGGGGCGTCGTCGGCGTCCGTCGGCCGTCTGCTGCCGGATGGACGGCTTGTGGTGGTGGCCGGCCAGCCGCCGCAGATGATGGTCATCGACACCAACGGCAAGAAGAGCGGCATCATCGGGCGCGCCGGCGAAGGGCCGGGCGAATACCGCCTGGTCACGGCGTTGCTGCAGCTCGGGAGCGACACGCTGCTCGCGTTCGACATGATGCGACGCAAGGGGATCCTCTTCGGACTCGATGGATCGTCGCGCGGTGAACGCGACTTCCCGACCGTCGGGGCGCTACCGATTGCGCCGACGATCCTCGGCGTGCTGAACGACGGGACGACGATCCATCGGAGCGACGGGCTGGATCCGAGGCCGCCCGCCGGTGGCGACCCGAACAGCTATCAGCTCCCGTTGCCAATCGTTGCGTTGATCGCCGGAGGCGCTCGATACGATACCCTCTTCATGGTCCAGGGCATCGAGATGTATTCCTCGACCTTCAGCGCCGGCGGGCAGACGACGGCGATTCCGCGCCAGATCGGCTTCGGCAAGGTGCCGCTGATCGTGGTCGGCCCCGAGGCGATCTGGTTCACGCCGTCGGACAAGTTCGAGCTCCATCGTCGCAGCACCGGTGGCGCCCTTCTCGACATCATTCGCCTTGACTTGCCGACGCGAGCGGTCACCGAGGCCGACAAGACCGAGTTCAAGCGGGTCCTGAGCGAGGCGCTCACGCGGCTCAAGTCGCTGGCGCCGCCGGCGATCATCGACGCCGAGATCAAGAAGCTGGACGAGACAAAGTTCGCGACGCGCTTTCCGGCGGTGGGTCAGATGCAGGTCGATCCGACCGGCGCCGTCTGGGCCAACCTCGGCGGGTCACCGCTCGACAGCACCACCACCTGGGCGATCTTCGACCCGACGGGTGCACTGCAGGGGCGGGTCACCCTGCCGAAGGGAGGGCTCTTTGCGGTGGGGACGGATCGACTGGTGGTCCGCCGGGAGGATCCGGCGACCGGCCTGGTCCGTCTCGAGGTCTGGGGCTTCACGCGGTAAGAGGGGCGAGTCCGACAACCCGCACGACAGGAGCAATCCGCGATGGCCAGCAACAGCGAAGGAATTTCGTGGGGCGGCATTGGTGTTCGCTTCGTCATGGCATTGGTGCTGGTCTATGCGACATGGAATCCGACGGGAACCTCGTTCACCCACTGGGTCTTCCTGCCGATCTTCGGTGATGGCGCGGCCGGCGCCGCGAGTGCCCAGGCTCCACTGAAGTTCCTCGTCGGGATGGTGCTCGTCGCCGGCTGGGTCCTCTACCTGCAGGCGACGCGGCGCTCCCTCGGCGCCGCCGGCGCCCTCCTCGTCGCGGCGATCGGCGGCGGGGTGGTGTGGCTCCTGGCGTCGTGGAAGGTCCTGTCGATGCAGGGGCAGGCCGTTGCCCACGTCGTGCTGGTCGTGCTGTCGATGATCCTCGCCATGGGGATGAGCTGGTCGCACCTCTCGCGCCGGATGACCGGCCAACTGGACACCGACGCGGTCGAATAGCGTTTCGCCGGAGCAACATTGTCCCGGGTGAATCGGTTCAGGCTGAAACCGCCCCACCCCGCTTTCCGTCTGGAACCGCGTTCCCCTCAATCCGCCGGCTCGTTCGGCAAGGAGTTTCCCCATGCTGTACACCATCATCATCGGCTTCCTCGCAGGCCTCGTCGCCAAGATGCTCTACCCTGGCAAGCAGGGCGGCGGGATCATCGTCACCATCCTGCTCGGTATCGCCGGTTCGTGGGTCGGCTCCTTCCTCTCCGGCATGCTCGGGATGGGTCGCAGCGTCGGCTTCGTCGGCTCGGTGATCGGCGCGATGATCGTCCTCTGGTTGTACAACAAGCTCAACAAGTCCGCCTGACCTGAACCTTCGGAGTCTGTCGACGATGCTTGTCACCACGACTGATGCAGTTGCTGGCCACCCGACCGTGCGCGTGCTGGGGCTCGTCTCGGGTGAGGCGATCATGGGCGCCAATATCTTCAAGGACCTCTTCGCCGGCTTTCGCGACATCGTCGGCGGCCGGGCCGCCGGCTACGAAGAGGAGCTGCGCAAGGCGAAGGAGATCGCCATCCACGAGATGTGCGAGTTCGCCGCGGAACTCGGCGGCAACGCCGTGGTCGGCGCCGACCTCGACTTCGAGAGCATCCAGATGGGTACCGGTGGCGGGATGCTGATGGTCTCGGCGTCGGGGACGGCGGTGGTGATCGAAGAGTGAGTCGTTAGTCATTAGTCGTTAGTCATTAGTCGTTAGAGGTGTGGGGTATCGTGAAGTGATGTCATCCCGAGCGCAGCGAGGGACCTGCGTGGTCGTGAATGAGCAGAACGTTTGTGCATTCGCCACTACGCAGGTCCCTCGCTGCGCTCGGGATGACAGGTCTGCACCCTAACGACTAACGACTAACGACTAATGACTCAGTCCCTCCTCCCCATCCTCCTCGGCCTCGCGCTCGCCGCCGCCTGCGGCTTTCGCGTCTTTGCCCCGCTGTTGATTGCCGGCGCCGCCGCCCACACCGGTCACCTCACCCTCGCCTCCGACTTTGCCTGGCTCGGCACCACGCCGGCGTTGATCGCGCTGGGCACTGCCGCTGTCCTCGAGATCGGCGCCTACTTCGTCCCCTGGCTCGACCATGCACTCGACCTGCTGGCGACACCGACCGCCGTCGTCGCCGGGATCCTGGCCGCCGTGGCGGTGATGGTCGACCTCCCGCCCCCGCTGCGCTGGGGGATCGGCGTCATCGGTGGCGGCACCGTCGCCGGCGTGGTGCAGGGGTCCACGGTGCTGCTCCGGGCCAAGTCGACCGCGCTCACCGGTGGGCTCGGCAACCCGGTTGTCGCGGCAGGCGAAACCGCGGGGGCGATCGGGATCGCGCTGCTGGCGATTCTGGTGCCAGTGGTGGTGGTGGCCGCCGTGGTCGTGGTGGTGGGGTGGAGGATGTTCAGGCGCGGCTGACGGTCCGGGCGTCGCCTGCGTGCTCCTGGCGCGCAGGGGCATGATGGGTGCGGGATCGGGGCGACGCATGCGTCGCCCTTACGCACGGGGAGATCGGCCCAAGGGTAGATTTTGGGCATCCCCTTTTCCGGAGTGCGTCGGTGGCCCGTTTCGGCATGATTGGCGGTACCGTGATGGTGGTGCTCGTGGCACTGCTGGTCTTCTTCACTGGCTGCACCAAGGTCGACCAGACGGACTACTGCATCGAGACGCGCTTCGGCAAGGTGGTGACCGACCACATGAACACCGGGATGGCGATGACCGTCTTCAGCGAGGCGACCTGCTTCCCGCTGACCGACGTCAACTTCCCCTCGCAGGGCAACACCGAGCAGATCGAGGCGCAGACCGCCGACCCCGTCACGGTGACCGGCGATGTGGGCGTCGTGTATGCCTACGACCCGGCCTCCGTGAATGGCGTCTTCATCGCGAAGCGGACGCCGGCTGCCGCCGAAATCGAGATCCTCAACGCGATCCGCGAAGGGTATCGGACGGCGCTGGCCGGCTGGACCGTCGCCGACATCTTCTCGAATCGCCGCTCCGAACTCTCCGATTCCGTGCGCGCGCACATCCAGCGCAAGCTCGGCACCCTGGCGATGATCAAGCGCGCCTACGTGCGTGACATCAAGATTCCGAAGACGATCGAGGACGCACGGATCGGTGCCGTCGCGCAGGCCCAGGTACTCGACTCCACCCTCAAGCGCTTCGCGATCGACTCGGTCGCCGCGCGTGCCACCGTCATTCGCGCGCAGGCGCAGGCCGAGGCCACGCGACTGCAGGCACAGGCGTACGCGAGCAATCCGGCGTTGCTGGAGCTCGAGCGATCGAAGGCGCTGGCCGACGGGATTGCCCGCGCCTGCTCGGGTCCGCAGATCACCACCTGTGTGATCGGCGGCACAGTACTCGACGCCGCGCCGACCCGGCGGCCGTGAGCGACCTGCCGGCACGCGCACCCCATCCTGATCCCTGGGCGGTGGTGGAACACCACGCCCGGGTCGCCGCGGCGCGAGGCACGGAGGCAGTGCTCTCGCCTGGCCAGCGGCTCGCGCTCTATGCGACGACCGCGCCCGAGGTGATCGGCGCGCGTCGCATGGAGCGCGGCGAGTTCGGCGTGCTCGGACGATTCGCGCGGAGCGGCGACTGGTGGACGGCGGCGATTCCCGGCAGCGGTGATCGCCTCGCCTGGAACGAGCAGGGAGACGTCGTCGTCTCGAATCGCACGCACGCCGTCATTCGGCAGGCGGTGATCGGCGGCTTCGCCACGCTGATGGCGTTTACGGTGCTCGGCCGCATCGGTGGTCCGCGGGCGATAATCCCCGCACTGATGGTCGGTGCTGGCGCCGCCATGATTGCCGCCCGCCTCGCCACGCGCTGGACCCTGCTCGGCGATGGCCACAATCACCCGCTGGCCGAGCAGACGCTGCAGCAGTTCCTGCAGCGATACGAGGAGGCGGTGGCCCGGTAGTCATGCTCCGCCACCTCTGGCCCTCCCCGCTCTCGCTGTTCGGCATCCTGGTCGCGGTGGCGTGTCGGGCCCCGCTGCGTCGCCGCGACCACACCCTCGAGGCCTGCGGGGGGCTCCTCCCGCGCTTCCTCCCCCGGATCGGCTTCGGCATGCGCCCCGCCGCCATCACCCTCGGCCACGTCATCCTGGCCGTCGACCACGCCACCCTCGACCAATGGCGCGCCCATGAGCGCGTCCATGTGGCCCAGACCGAACGGTGGGGGCCGCTCTTTCCGCTGGCCTATGCGATGGCGTCGACGGTGGCGTGGGGGAGGGGGAAGGATCCGTATCTCAACAATCGATTCGAGATCGAGGCGTTTTCGGTGAGGGTGAGGGGGGGGCGTTGCCCGATCTTTGTCGAAGCGACAAGAGCAACACCTAAACTGTTTACCGGTATAGCTTTGTGTTAGAGTTGACAATTGGCGGTCCGCTCAATAAGCTTGTCCGCCCTATGCCACCCGTCCTTCCGTTGGCTGCCCCGCGTTGGCAGCGCCGTCCCGCCGACCGCCGCCAGGAGATCCTGGCGGCGGCGTTGGTCGTGTTCGGCGAGGAGGGGTACGCCAAGGCGACGCTGGCCCAGGTGGCCCGGAAGGCCGGGATCTCGGCGGCGACGGTTTCCCACTACTTCGGCTCCAAGGCGGCGCTCTTTGAGGCGATGGTCTCCGAGGAGGCGATGGTCATCAGCGATGATGACCCGCTTCTCCTGGTCGGGCCGACCGGCTTCCGCGGGCTCCTCCACCAGTTGGTCGACGAAAAGCTCGAGCGGCTCAACCGTCCCGAGATGGCACGGCTGACCCTCACGGTCATCCGTGAGATGCACACCTTCCCGGTGTCGGCGCAGCAGCTCTTCCGGCAGCTCTCGCAGCGTCACCGCCGGCGGGTTGAGGCGGTGCTGAACGCCGGCGTGATGGCGGGCGAGTTCGATGTCGCGGATGTGCGCGTGACTGCGCAACTCTTAGGATCGCTCCTCCTCGGGGCGATGATGGACCTGCACTTCGTCGCGGAGTGCACCAATGAATCCGCCTGTCGTGTGGGGGCGGCGAACGCCATCCACGCGGCGGTGGACCGGCTCGTGGGACCGGCAGCTCCTACTTCCGTAGCGTAAACCTCAGAGCAACTCGGGGCACCGATGCAGCAGATGGGATCGGGGCGGCAGCGCCGCATGCAGGCAGGAATCTTGAGTCTTTTGGTCGCACTTGGCGCATGCAGCAAGCCGCCGGTGCAACAAGCGCCGCCACCGCAGGATGTCGGCATCGAGGTCGCCGGGGTCGGCACCGTCGCGGAGCCGTACGAGTTCGTCGGCACGGTGCAGCCGTATCGTCGCGTCGAGGTGCGTTCGTCGGCGTCGGGGATCATCACCGCGCGTCCGTTCACCGAGGGCGCCGAGGTGAGGCCGGGCCAGGTGCTCTACGAGATCGACCGCACGGTCTACGTCGCCGCCGAGCGCGGTGCCGACGCGCGGCTCAAGAATGCGGAGAAGCAGGTCGCGCGGTTGACGCCGCTGGTCGCCGAACGCGCCGTCGCGCGCCGCGATCTCGACAACGCCGAGACCGAGTTGCTCCAGGCCAAGGCCGAGTACGATCGGGCGCGCAAGAACCTCGACGACGCCACCGTGCGCGCCGAGATCGGCGGCCGGGTCGGCAAGGCACTGATCGAGCTGGGTGGTCGGGTGGCCGGTGCCGGCGACCTGCTGACGACGATCGACCAGGTGGTGCCGGTCTACGTCTCGTTCCGTCCGTCGGCACAGCAGGTGATGGCGTGGCGCGGGACGGCGCAGGGCGCGGCATTGCTGAAGCCGGGCTCGAAGCTGAAGATCTCGGTCACGCTGCCCGATGGCTCGGTCCTCGGCCGCACCGGCGTGCTCGACTACATCGATCCGGTGCTGGAACAGAGCACGGGAACGCAGGAATACCGTGCCAAGTTCACCAACGACGATCGGTCGCTGTTGCCGGGGCAGTTCGTCCGGGTACGGCTCGATGGCTTCACGGTGGATAGCGCGCTCACCGTGCCGCAGCGGGCGGTGCAGCAGCAGATGGGTCGGCGGGTGGTCTACGTGGTGGGCGCTGGCGATACCGTCCAGGTGCGCGAAGTGGAAGTCGGTCCTTGGGCCGGCGCTCGCTGGGTGATCACGAAGGGACTGAACGCCGGTGACCGCGTCATTGTCGACGGGCTCCAGAAGACCGGGCCGGGTGCGGTCGTGAAGCCGACGATCATCGGCGCGGCGGACACGACGAAGGCCCCGGCGGGCGCGCCCAAGTGAGTCACGCCACCCCCACGAGCGACGGGGCCGAACCCGAGCTGAAGTACTACTTCGTGCGGCGGCCCGTCATGGCGGCCGTCATCTCGATCGTGATCACGCTGCTCGGGCTCTTTGCCCTGCAGCGGCTGCCGATCAACCGCTATCCGCAGATCACGCCGCCGGCGGTGAGCGTGACGGCCGTCTACCCCGGCGCGACCGCCGAGGACGTGGCCCTGGCCGTCGCAGCGCCGATCGAGCAACAGCTCTCGGGCCTCGACGGGCTGCTCTACTACCAGTCGGCCAATTCGTCCGACGGCGTGATGAACCTGACGGTCTACTTCGACATCTCGCGGCAGCAGGACCTGGCGGCCGTCGACGTGCAGAACGCCGTCAAGCTGGCCGAGCCGCAGTTGCCGGAAGAGGTGCGCCGCAACGGCGTCGTGGTGTCGAAGGCACAGAGCGATCTGCTCTTCGCGACCGCGCTCTATTCGGAGGATGGCAAGTTCGATGCGGCGTATCTGACGAACTACGCCAAGCTCAACATCGAGGACGAGGTCAAGCGGATCCCCGGCGTCGGCAATGCCCGCGTCTTCGGGCAGCTCGAGTTCTCGATGACGATCTCGGTCGATCCGGATCGTCTGGCACAGCTCGGCCTCACCATCGGCGATGTCTCGCGCGCGGTGCGCGAGCAGAGCACCACGAATCCGGCCGGCCGCCTCGGCCGCGAGCCGGCGCCGACCGGCACCCAGTTCACCATCCCCGTGACGGCGCAGGGCCGGCTCACGACGCCGGAGGAATTCGGCGACGTGATCCTCCGGGCCGACCACAACGGCTCCCTGGTCCGCGTCAAGGACGTCGCCACGGTGGCGCTCTCCTCGCGCAACTATGACCAGGTCGCCCGACTCGACGGCAAGCCGACGACGTTCATCCTCGTCAACCTGCGCAACGGCGCCAACGCGCTCGATGTCCGCGAGCTCTTCGAGACGCGGATGAACGAGCTGCAGAAGTCGTTCCCGCCGGGCGTGAAGTGGACGATGCCGTACGACACCACGCCGTTCATCCAGGAGTCGATCGTCGAGGTCGTGAAGACCCTCGCCGAGGCGATGCTGCTGGTGACGCTGGTGGTCTTCCTCTTCCTGCAGAGCTGGCGCGCGACGCTGATCCCGGTGCTGGCGGTGCCAGTCTCCGTGATCGGCACCTTCGTCGGCCTGCTGATGCTGGGCTTCTCGGTCAACGTGCTCACGCTCTTCGGCCTGGTGCTGGCGATCGGCATCGTCGTCGACGACGCGATCGTCGTCATCGAGAACGTCGAACGGATCATGGCCGAGGAGAAGGTCTCGGCCAGGGTGGCGGCCGACAAGGCGATGGGTCAGGTCGGCGGCGCCCTGGTGGCGATCGTCCTGGTGCTCTGCGCCGTCTTCATCCCCGTGGCCTTCCTCGGCGGCATCACCGGCGAGATGTACAAGCAGTTCGCCGTGACGATCGTCCTGTCGGTGGTGCTCTCGGGCATCGTCGCGCTGACGCTGACGCCGGCGCTCTGCGCCATGCTGCTCAAGGAAGCGGTCGGCAGCCATGACGACGAGGGCCCGCGCTTCTTCGCCTGGTTCAATCGCACCTTCTCGAAGGCGACGTCGCGGTACACCAGTGCCGTGAGCGGCATCATCACCCGGCCGCGGACCACGCTGGCGGTCTTCGCGGTCCTGATCGTCCTGATCGGCGTGCTGTATCAGCATGTCCCCAAGGCGTTCATCCCGCCCGAAGACAAGGGCTTCTTCGCGATCGGCGTGCAGCTGCCCGACGGTGCCTCGAAGCAGCGGACCGAGGAAGTGGTGGCCAAGGTCGAGGCGTTCCTGCTCAAGGACCCGGGGGTG belongs to Gemmatimonadota bacterium and includes:
- a CDS encoding TetR/AcrR family transcriptional regulator, with amino-acid sequence MPPVLPLAAPRWQRRPADRRQEILAAALVVFGEEGYAKATLAQVARKAGISAATVSHYFGSKAALFEAMVSEEAMVISDDDPLLLVGPTGFRGLLHQLVDEKLERLNRPEMARLTLTVIREMHTFPVSAQQLFRQLSQRHRRRVEAVLNAGVMAGEFDVADVRVTAQLLGSLLLGAMMDLHFVAECTNESACRVGAANAIHAAVDRLVGPAAPTSVA
- a CDS encoding macro domain-containing protein; protein product: MNLSLLVGRPSADPDFDLSRCPSLLDAASTLERLLRSEPRERSLSIVLGLPVAPGVSIPLAFRSLMATARAVGTGEREMMVWVDSAEMLDHFTRYLPEEAAPRAVVTQGRLEIEFRTGDIVAVAADAIVNPSNPGLKLGGGVSGAIRAAAHPGLQAHLDGSARGGPLEDGTVIQTDGFGLPKTRAIFHLVIARGTPGVVTSSAAAILRHCDEQGPRLRGVPCGRHRQRWAADRSLCRCAARRRDRVPA
- a CDS encoding signal peptide prediction, whose product is MLRHLWPSPLSLFGILVAVACRAPLRRRDHTLEACGGLLPRFLPRIGFGMRPAAITLGHVILAVDHATLDQWRAHERVHVAQTERWGPLFPLAYAMASTVAWGRGKDPYLNNRFEIEAFSVRVRGGRCPIFVEATRATPKLFTGIALC
- a CDS encoding GlsB/YeaQ/YmgE family stress response membrane protein, translated to MLYTIIIGFLAGLVAKMLYPGKQGGGIIVTILLGIAGSWVGSFLSGMLGMGRSVGFVGSVIGAMIVLWLYNKLNKSA
- a CDS encoding efflux RND transporter periplasmic adaptor subunit is translated as MSLLVALGACSKPPVQQAPPPQDVGIEVAGVGTVAEPYEFVGTVQPYRRVEVRSSASGIITARPFTEGAEVRPGQVLYEIDRTVYVAAERGADARLKNAEKQVARLTPLVAERAVARRDLDNAETELLQAKAEYDRARKNLDDATVRAEIGGRVGKALIELGGRVAGAGDLLTTIDQVVPVYVSFRPSAQQVMAWRGTAQGAALLKPGSKLKISVTLPDGSVLGRTGVLDYIDPVLEQSTGTQEYRAKFTNDDRSLLPGQFVRVRLDGFTVDSALTVPQRAVQQQMGRRVVYVVGAGDTVQVREVEVGPWAGARWVITKGLNAGDRVIVDGLQKTGPGAVVKPTIIGAADTTKAPAGAPK
- a CDS encoding heavy metal-binding domain-containing protein — its product is MLVTTTDAVAGHPTVRVLGLVSGEAIMGANIFKDLFAGFRDIVGGRAAGYEEELRKAKEIAIHEMCEFAAELGGNAVVGADLDFESIQMGTGGGMLMVSASGTAVVIEE
- a CDS encoding DUF4126 domain-containing protein, with the protein product MTQSLLPILLGLALAAACGFRVFAPLLIAGAAAHTGHLTLASDFAWLGTTPALIALGTAAVLEIGAYFVPWLDHALDLLATPTAVVAGILAAVAVMVDLPPPLRWGIGVIGGGTVAGVVQGSTVLLRAKSTALTGGLGNPVVAAGETAGAIGIALLAILVPVVVVAAVVVVVGWRMFRRG
- a CDS encoding multidrug efflux RND transporter permease subunit, which codes for MAAVISIVITLLGLFALQRLPINRYPQITPPAVSVTAVYPGATAEDVALAVAAPIEQQLSGLDGLLYYQSANSSDGVMNLTVYFDISRQQDLAAVDVQNAVKLAEPQLPEEVRRNGVVVSKAQSDLLFATALYSEDGKFDAAYLTNYAKLNIEDEVKRIPGVGNARVFGQLEFSMTISVDPDRLAQLGLTIGDVSRAVREQSTTNPAGRLGREPAPTGTQFTIPVTAQGRLTTPEEFGDVILRADHNGSLVRVKDVATVALSSRNYDQVARLDGKPTTFILVNLRNGANALDVRELFETRMNELQKSFPPGVKWTMPYDTTPFIQESIVEVVKTLAEAMLLVTLVVFLFLQSWRATLIPVLAVPVSVIGTFVGLLMLGFSVNVLTLFGLVLAIGIVVDDAIVVIENVERIMAEEKVSARVAADKAMGQVGGALVAIVLVLCAVFIPVAFLGGITGEMYKQFAVTIVLSVVLSGIVALTLTPALCAMLLKEAVGSHDDEGPRFFAWFNRTFSKATSRYTSAVSGIITRPRTTLAVFAVLIVLIGVLYQHVPKAFIPPEDKGFFAIGVQLPDGASKQRTEEVVAKVEAFLLKDPGVRHAAALVGLDALSFAAQTNSAIIFVNLKPWEERQTPDLSIDAIVGRTNGQLWAIREALAFAFNFPEIPGLGTTSGLELNLQARAGQSFPQFAASVQEFIGDANKLPVLGGVQSSFRADVPQLRVTVDREAAKARGIALTDIFQTMQASLSTLYINDFNLYGRTYRVQAEAQAPFRQRPEDIGRLQVRADDGDMVPLSSLIRTSFEGGPSILRRFNGLTAALITAVPAPGRSSGEMLDGVDKLIADKYAAQGISGAYGGQSFQERSSKGDSGMVFILGLVLVFLVLAAQYESWAIPFAVILGIPFGIFGAFLGVWLRGMPSDVYFQVGLVTVVGLAAKNAILIVEFATALRNRGMSIREAATEAARERFRPILMTSFAFILGVLPLAIAHGAGAASRRSLGTGVFFGMLTATTVGVFFIPLFFGLIRRVSERGTKSAQEVA